One part of the Vanessa atalanta chromosome 4, ilVanAtal1.2, whole genome shotgun sequence genome encodes these proteins:
- the LOC125063842 gene encoding laminin subunit beta-1, with protein sequence MALRAALFILPVLIAGGDAVYNRDRDRQRADPRLLDRACELSSCYPATGNLLIGREARLFASSTCGSHERQRYCIVSHLEDRKKCFWCDSTNNTINSPFLNHRIQNIIYKYTPGTLRKSWWQSENGKENVTIQLDMEAEFHLTHLIIQFKTFRPKAMLVERSFDFGKTWRVYQYFAHNCDEAFPFVPKHTQRTLTEVVCESRYSGVAPSSEGEVIFRVLPPNINVTNPYSEEVQNLLRMTNLRINFTKLHTLGDDLLDNRAEIQEKYYYAIYEMTVRGSCSCYGHASRCLPMPGVDSKNNMVHGRCECTHNTRGLNCEYCEDFYNDLPWQPAVGKTSNACKRCTCNNHATVCHFDAAVYNKTGKISGGVCDNCQHNTMGVNCERCKPTFFRDPSLDIQSPDICKPCDCDPDGTTDKEVLCEDETDLANNKTAGRCLCKSNVDGARCDRCKDGYWKFDTQNPEGCESCTCDRLGTVNERGCDPISGNCFCKRHVTGRNCDQCLPEFYGLSESDDGCLSCDCDLGGSLDRDCDVITGQCKCRPNVTGRRCDQPIQNFFVGALDSIIYEAESSQCDSQIDDNAIQSQLCHVVIRENYPDGRKETWSGPGFMKIPESSTLVFVINNLKTSMNYNVLIRYEPQSQLNWEEATILVKRLLPIDTESPCANVRPEDDTIFTNLPANRRSVLVRPSVCLEKNKETEIRIYLGRQDGHSTNGRASVLIDSIVLIPSVDDLPFLGNGSLMRDEFDRYNCGDSYYYDLNRDNIPEVCKKYHASIGFYIRNGSESCQCDPSGSKSHQCDPYTGHCQCVENIVGARCDRCAPGTYGFSKFGCKRCDCNSIGSLDNFCDATSGQCKCRANTYGRACDLCQPGYFNFPNCQQCDCNGHAIECDDKTGACKECRDSTEGHRCERCVEGYYGDPRLGVDIPCRLCPCPGVKGDPNKSSHADRCELDPETKDVVCDCNEGYAGLLCDVCADNYYGDPIKNTCEKCDCNDNIDITKPGNCDPYTGKCLQCLHNTDGDHCEVCEEGFYGNALEKACYKCNCSVLGTNFTMGNCDGISGQCPCFNNVIGINCDQCTENHWRIALGSGCDPCECDPIGSLSPQCNPYIGKCDCKPGHGGRQCDQCQENHWGDPNVECYECDCDLYGSVSQQCMQDNGSCICKPGIGGYKCDMCARGYLGEAPDCYACGECFDSWDRLIGEMRLQTEYAIGNASKIKVVGSTGAYTRDFEEMTKKLSDVENSLQSAKLGQSTVKELVSNISRLQDQLSEAEKKVKESNDNLNAITSDINLGNVTLDGLRSSIDSLKTKTFELGNNATKLQEANLEGALNLTREAKDRAVKAADEAESVQTIIANTDRQIKNTDRLIEMQYANFNNTQNENDKKLDELHQQLLDLESQMPKINEKMCGQDSDTCDICGGAGCGKCGGISCDQGAITKAEQALDFANKTEHRIKDHELTAEDLFRSVSQIKQDTVAVRSRAKDLFNKASEFKSSAERATNESQELTSELKEFLSKTNNTPEDVRQLATEILNLSISIEPKEITELSQRINSTVSQLTNIENIIAETKPDLDRAKALKQNATTVNKAANLTLEMANKVLNALDEAQAAQDTAENAIDKANSDIEAAKSDLIPIALETEQAQKKANETMDEVDGLRSRLSDLQKNILKIESDADQVKQEANDVVNRAEGAEQKARQLRQDFKQTNISLAERASQTSNSRERAQLLLNRATKLASDTQMQLKLLANMEELYNDHNEQLNDLEKEISELNTQMNYYVSEITKRSDKYRSCTT encoded by the coding sequence ATGGCTCTGCGCGCCGCATTGTTTATTCTCCCCGTGCTTATAGCCGGTGGAGACGCTGTATATAATAGAGACCGCGATCGACAACGTGCGGATCCGAGACTTTTAGACCGGGCTTGCGAACTTAGCTCGTGTTATCCTGCTACTGGTAATCTACTTATCGGGCGAGAGGCTCGCCTCTTTGCCTCTTCCACATGCGGTAGTCACGAACGCCAACGTTATTGCATTGTGTCCCATCTTGAAGATCGAAAGAAATGTTTTTGGTGTGATTCGacgaataatacaattaatagtcCGTTTTTAAATCATcggattcaaaatataatttataaatataccccTGGAACATTGAGAAAATCTTGGTGGCAGTCAGAAAACGGAAAAGAGAATGTAACTATTCAACTTGATATGGAGGCTGAATTTCATCTTACACATTTGATCATTCAATTTAAGACTTTTCGTCCGAAGGCTATGTTAGTGGAACGATCATTCGATTTTGGCAAGACTTGGCGGGTTTATCAATATTTCGCACACAATTGCGATGAAGCTTTTCCATTTGTGCCGAAGCACACCCAGCGTACCTTGACAGAAGTTGTTTGTGAATCTCGTTATTCAGGTGTCGCGCCCTCAAGTGAAGGTGAAGTGATATTTAGAGTATTACCTCCGAATATTAACGTAACCAATCCGTATTCAGAAGAAGTACAAAACTTACTACGCATGACTAATTTAAGAATTAACTTTACGAAGCTTCACACGCTTGGTGATGATTTACTTGACAATAGAGCTGAAATTCAGGAGAAATATTATTACGCTATATATGAGATGACGGTGCGTGGCTCTTGTTCCTGTTACGGACATGCATCAAGATGTTTACCAATGCCCGGTGTTGATTCCAAAAACAATATGGTGCACGGACGCTGTGAATGTACCCATAATACACGGGGCCTGAATTGTGAGTATTGTGAAGATTTCTATAACGACCTGCCATGGCAACCTGCGGTTGGTAAAACTTCTAACGCATGTAAAAGGTGTACATGTAACAATCATGCCACAGTGTGCCACTTCGATGCAGCTGTATACAATAAAACAGGGAAAATTAGTGGCGGAGTTTGTGATAATTGTCAACACAACACAATGGGAGTGaattgtgaacgttgtaagcCTACATTTTTCAGAGACCCAAGCTTGGATATACAAAGCCCTGACATTTGCAAACCCTGTGATTGCGACCCAGATGGAACGACAGATAAAGAAGTTTTATGTGAAGATGAAACTGATTTAGCTAATAATAAAACCGCTGGACGTTGTTTGTGCAAATCTAATGTCGATGGAGCTAGGTGTGACAGATGTAAAGATGGATATTGGAAGTTTGATACCCAAAACCCTGAAGGATGTGAGTCATGTACTTGTGATAGGCTAGGAACTGTTAACGAAAGGGGATGCGATCCGATAAGTGGAAATTGCTTCTGTAAACGGCACGTAACGGGAAGAAATTGTGATCAGTGTCTTCCAGAATTTTATGGTTTATCTGAGAGTGATGACGGTTGTTTATCATGCGATTGTGATCTCGGCGGTTCTCTCGATAGAGATTGTGATGTTATAACGGGGCAATGTAAATGTCGTCCTAATGTAACAGGACGTCGGTGCGATCAACCAATACAAAACTTTTTTGTTGGGGCTCTTGATTCTATTATATACGAGGCTGAATCAAGTCAATGTGACTCTCAAATAGATGATAACGCTATACAAAGTCAGCTTTGTCACGTTGTTATTCGAGAGAATTATCCAGATGGAAGAAAAGAAACTTGGTCAGGGCCTGGTTTTATGAAAATACCAGAAAGCAGTACCttagtatttgtaattaataatttaaagacaaGTATGAACTACAACGTTTTAATAAGATATGAACCTCAGTCACAGTTAAATTGGGAAGAAGCTACAATTTTAGTAAAACGACTTTTACCTATTGATACAGAATCGCCCTGTGCTAATGTACGACCGGAAGATGATACCATATTTACAAATCTGCCAGCAAACCGACGCAGTGTTTTAGTTCGACCTTCTGTTTGTCTTGAAAAAAATAAGGAAACTGAAATTCGTATATACTTAGGTCGACAAGATGGTCATAGTACAAATGGCAGAGCATCTGTTCTGATTGATTCCATAGTATTAATACCTTCAGTGGATGATTTACCATTTTTGGGTAATGGAAGCTTAATGCGAGATGAATTTGACCGCTACAACTGTGGTGACTCATATTATTACGATCTTAATAGAGATAACATACCTGAagtctgtaaaaaatatcatgCAAGTATtggattttatataagaaatgggTCAGAATCTTGTCAATGTGACCCATCCGGATCAAAAAGTCACCAATGTGATCCCTATACTGGTCATTGTCAATGCGTAGAAAATATTGTTGGGGCAAGATGCGATCGTTGTGCTCCTGGAACATACGGATTTAGTAAATTCGGTTGCAAACGTTGCGACTGTAACAGTATAGGCTCACTGGATAATTTTTGCGATGCAACCAGTGGCCAATGTAAATGTAGAGCTAATACTTATGGCAGAGCTTGTGATTTGTGTCAACCGGGCTATTTCAATTTTCCAAACTGTCAACAATGTGATTGTAATGGTCACGCTATTGAGTGTGATGACAAGACAGGAGCTTGTAAAGAATGTAGAGATTCTACTGAAGGGCATCGATGTGAAAGATGTGTTGAAGGTTATTATGGTGACCCACGACTTGGTGTAGATATACCATGCAGGCTTTGTCCTTGTCCAGGTGTGAAAGGAGACCCAAATAAAAGTAGCCACGCAGACCGCTGCGAATTAGATCCTGAAACAAAAGACGTAGTGTGTGATTGTAACGAAGGTTATGCTGGTCTACTTTGTGACGTTTGCGCTGACAATTATTACGGAGATCCTATTAAGAACACTTGTGAAAAATGCGATTGTAATGACAACATAGATATTACAAAACCAGGCAATTGTGACCCATACACAGGCAAATGTTTACAATGTTTACACAATACAGATGGCGACCATTGCGAGGTATGTGAGGAAGGTTTTTATGGAAATGCTTTAGAAAAGGCTTGTTATAAATGCAATTGTTCTGTATTAGGCACAAACTTCACTATGGGTAATTGCGATGGTATATCAGGACAATGTCCATGTTTCAATAATGTTATAGGTATAAATTGTGATCAATGTACAGAAAATCACTGGCGTATAGCCTTAGGTTCAGGTTGTGATCCATGTGAGTGTGATCCAATTGGTTCTCTTTCACCTCAGTGTAATCCTTACATTGGTAAATGTGATTGTAAACCTGGACATGGAGGTAGACAATGTGATCAATGTCAAGAAAATCATTGGGGTGACCCTAATGTTGAATGTTATGAATGCGATTGTGATTTATATGGATCTGTATCACAACAGTGTATGCAAGATAATGGATCATGTATTTGTAAACCAGGTATAGGTGGATATAAGTGTGACATGTGTGCCAGAGGTTATCTTGGTGAAGCTCCAGATTGTTACGCTTGTGGAGAATGTTTCGATAGTTGGGATCGCCTAATAGGAGAAATGCGTCTACAGACTGAATACGCTATTGGAAatgcaagtaaaataaaagttgttgGTTCTACCGGAGCGTATACAAGAGATTTCGAAGAAATGACTAAAAAATTATCTGATGTAGAAAACTCACTGCAGAGTGCTAAATTGGGCCAAAGCACAGTTAAAGAATTAGTATCAAATATATCCCGACTACAAGACCAGTTAAGTGAAGCAgagaaaaaagtaaaagaaagcAATGACAACCTTAATGCTATAACTTCAGACATTAATCTAGGCAACGTCACTTTAGACGGTTTAAGATCTAGTATTGATAGtttgaaaacaaaaacttttgaGTTAGGTAATAATGCAACAAAACTACAAGAAGCTAATTTAGAGGGTGCCCTTAACTTAACACGCGAGGCAAAAGACAGAGCCGTTAAGGCAGCAGACGAAGCTGAAAGTGTTCAAACAATTATAGCTAATACGGATaggcaaattaaaaatactgacaGACTTATAGAAATGCAGTATGCCAATTTCAATAATACacaaaatgaaaatgataaaaaattggaCGAGTTACATCAACAACTATTAGATTTAGAATCACAAATgccaaaaataaatgaaaaaatgtgTGGTCAAGATAGTGATACTTGCGATATTTGTGGAGGAGCCGGATGTGGAAAATGTGGTGGAATTTCTTGTGATCAAGGAGCTATAACAAAAGCAGAACAAGCATTAGATTTCGCAAATAAAACAGAACATAGAATTAAAGATCATGAACTAACTGCTGAAGATTTATTCAGGTCTGTATCTCAAATTAAACAAGACACTGTTGCTGTAAGGTCCAGagcaaaagatttatttaacaaagcAAGTGAATTTAAATCATCAGCAGAAAGAGCGACTAATGAAAGCCAAGAACTTACTTCAGAGTTAAAAGaatttttatctaaaacaaataatacaccTGAAGATGTAAGGCAACTTGCTaccgaaatattaaatttatcaattagcATTGAACCAAAAGAGATCACAGAACTATCACAGCGTATAAATTCAACTGTGTCTCAATTaactaatattgaaaatataatcgCTGAAACGAAACCTGATCTCGACAGAGCCAAAGCACTAAAGCAAAATGCAACTACAGTCAACAAAGCAGCTAATCTGACCCTAGAGATGGCAAATAAAGTGTTAAACGCCTTGGATGAAGCACAAGCTGCTCAAGACACAGCTGAAAATGCAATAGATAAAGCAAATAGCGATATCGAAGCTGCAAAAAGTGATTTAATACCTATAGCATTGGAAACAGAACAAGCTCAAAAGAAAGCCAATGAAACTATGGACGAAGTTGATGGCCTCCGTTCTCGGCTATCTGATCTACAGAAGAATATACTCAAAATTGAAAGTGATGCAGATCAAGTCAAACAAGAAGCTAATGATGTCGTTAACAGAGCTGAAGGAGCTGAGCAAAAGGCCAGACAATTAAGACAAGACTTTAAGCAAACCAATATATCTCTTGCTGAAAGAGCTAGTCAAACTTCAAATTCAAGAGAACGTGCTCAACTTTTACTTAACAGAGCTACTAAATTGGCAAGTGACACCCAAATGCAACTTAAACTTTTAGCAAATATGGAAGAATTATATAACGATCACAATGAGCaattaaatgatttagaaaaagAAATAAGCGAACTAAATACCCAAATGAATTACTATGTATCAGAGATTACTAAACGATCTGACAAATACAGGTCTTGTACAACGTAA
- the LOC125077990 gene encoding cytoplasmic dynein 2 heavy chain 1-like — protein sequence MVFAEVPEKESATDPLYIALEDTVGRLGLVNNEFQIRKCMELYEQLQQRMGVAIVGPPGSGKSTIRQILKSALTQQGKNIVEYVICPKAMSRSWLLGHIELDTRQWTDGVISTVALEVANQPEDVWSWVVCDGDIDPEWIEALNSVLDDNRLLTLPSGWRVQFGQNVNFIFETHSLEYASPATISRMGIILFSNENHCSQEILDRWVQSKEFDNDTAKSAIPFLNLTLNKCLKWLTVHQADVTTKDCHMSLVRQILSNFEYIAQEITFKNNPQSAEDMVWSAVQLSTMGIIKQSAIDSFYEELEMPLAAGGAAGGVAGGAGVGAEWAEGVLRSARVRACEPALRAAAHAAAHVVIIGPEASAKTLLAEYVLRESNSTIITINCTPNLEPTDIIAELKRKNAVGGAGRGAGRGAGPVLLVRALHRARCDAWGSSPVHSFLLQVIQQHGFWWREEGAPQWQPTGRVRVLCTAEQPPRARLAAALAHVHLPEADDDELLELSRSYLSESVPKNITENDIFNLSRNMISLYKEVTKTFHSKPHYKWNPSHLKQWCENIKWFSPNDLQQVVTALNAMANIIFKNRLVTDEEKSEYITIAQNYFKTDNNIYFIPKLRNDGVYLVAVDYKDWYENTQKLINQCLTDDENCFGESGIEVCAELSVLIPVIALALNGGGASCAGGAGAGRRAAARLLGAVAGARVALLDRGALFHVGFKNVRLSRYLRTLSVALTLHEILLFQSSLLPQKCLTALTSASEGTRTLIVLCEPVVTDDLLACVEAFLSATSIHALPMSIIPSSGPAQQTEQTFINMKNNLGIMICLDKDQDNLTGLLDSYPLLYNNNFLCWLSHWSDETLKDMPALLIQRYIPLLHTV from the exons ATGGTTTTCGCTGAAGTACCGGAAAAGGAATCGGCTACAGATCCTCTCTATATAGCGCTCGAGGATACGGTCGGTCGGCTCGGTCTGGTGAATAACGAGTTTCAG attCGAAAATGCATGGAGCTCTATGAACAGTTACAACAACGAATGGGTGTAGCGATTGTGGGTCCTCCAGGATCCGGTAAAAGCACTATTcggcaaatattaaaaagt GCGCTGACGCAGCAAGGTAAAAACATAGTGGAATACGTAATATGCCCAAAAGCGATGTCCCGCAGCTGGCTGCTCGGACACATCGAGCTCGACACGCGCCAGTGGACCGACGGCGTCATTTCAACCGTCGCGCTCGAAGTGGCCAACCAACCGGAAG ACGTATGGTCGTGGGTCGTGTGTGACGGCGACATAGATCCGGAATGGATTGAAGCTCTCAACTCCGTACTCGACGACAACCGCCTCCTAACACTGCCGTCGGGCTGGCGAGTTCAGTTTGGACAAAACGTTAACTTCATCTTCGAGACGCACAGCTTGGAATACGCTTCGCCTGCGACAATTTCGAGAATGGGAATAATATTGTttag TAACGAAAACCATTGCTCGCAAGAAATTTTAGATAGATGGGTACAAAGCAAGGAATTTGATAATGATACTGCAAAATCAGCTATTCCATTTTTGAATCTAACCTTAAACAAGTGTCTAAAGTGGCTGACTGTACATCAAGCTGACGTCACAACGAAAGATTGTCACATGTCTTTG GTGAGACAAATATTATCGAACTTCGAATATATAGCACAAGAAATTACGTTCAAAAATAATCCGCAAAGTGCAGAGGATATGGTTTGGTCAGCAGTACAACTCAGTACTATGGGAATCATAAAACAAAGCGCAATCGACAGTTTCTATGAGGAG CTGGAGATGCCGCTCGCGGCAGGCGGCGCGGCGGGTGGCGTGGCAGGCGGCGCGGGGGTAGGCGCGGAGTGGGCGGAGGGCGTGCTGCGCAGCGCGCGCGTGCGGGCGTGCGAGCCCGCCCTGCGCGCCGCCGCGCACGCCGCTGCGCACGTCGTCATCATCGGACCGGAGGCGAGCGCCAAGAC tcttTTAGCCGAATATGTTTTAAGGGAATCCAACTCTACTATAATAACAATCAACTGCACTCCAAACCTAGAACCGACGGACATCATTGCAGAGCTAAAGCGG AAGAATGCCGTTGGCGGCGCGGGGCGGGGGGCGGGGCGGGGCGCGGGGCCCGTGCTGCTGGTGCGGGCGCTGCACCGCGCGCGCTGCGACGCCTGGGGTTCCTCGCCGGTGCACTCCTTCCTGCTGCAG GTGATACAGCAGCACGGGTTCTGGTGGCGCGAGGAGGGCGCGCCGCAGTGGCAGCCGACGGGGCGCGTGCGCGTGCTGTGCACGGCCGAGCAGCCGCCGCGCGCGCGTCTCGCCGCCGCGCTCGCGCACGTGCACCTGCC TGAGGCTGACGATGATGAGTTACTCGAACTATCGAGAAGCTATTTGTCAGAGAGTGTCCCCAAAAACATAAcggaaaacgatatttttaatttatctcgtaaTATGATATCATTGTACAAAGAG GTAACAAAAACTTTCCACTCGAAACCTCATTACAAATGGAACCCGTCTCACCTCAAACAATGGTGTGAAAACATAAAATGGTTTTCTCCTAACGATTTACAGCAAGTTGTCAcg gcCTTGAATGCAATGgcgaatattatattcaaaaatagatTGGTCACGGATGAAGAAAAATCTGAATATATCACAATagctcaaaattattttaaaactgacaataatatatatttcatacccAAACTCCGCAATGATGGTGTTTATTTGGTAGCCGTGGATTACAAGGATTGGTACGAAAACACTCAGAAATTAATCAACCAGTGTT tgACCGATGACGAAAACTGCTTCGGTGAATCTGGTATAGAAGTCTGCGCTGAATTGTCGGTTTTGATTCCGGTCATCGCACTCGCA CTGAACGGCGGCGGCGCGAgctgcgcgggcggcgcgggcgcggggcggcgcgcggcggcgcggcTGCTCGGCGCCGTCGCGGGCGCGCGCGTGGCGCTGCTCGACCGCGGCGCGCTCTTCCACGTCGGCTTCAAAAACGTTCGCCTCTCTCGATACTTACGCACACTCTCGGTGGCCTTGACTCTCcacgaaatattattatttcaaagctCGCTCTTGCCGCAGAAGTGTCTCACC GCGTTGACGTCGGCAAGTGAAGGTACCCGTACGTTAATAGTGTTGTGCGAGCCGGTAGTTACGGACGACTTACTGGCGTGTGTCGAGGCCTTCTTGAGCGCCACCTCCATACATGCATTACCTATGAGCATCATTCCATCCTCCGGACCAGCGCAGCAGACAGAACAAACGTTTATAA ACATGAAAAATAACTTAGGTATAATGATTTGCTTGGACAAAGACCAGGATAACTTGACCGGATTGCTAGATTCCTATCCGCTGctatacaacaataactttttatgctGGCTCTCACATTGGTCAGACGAAACCTTGAAAGACATGCCGGCACTTCTGATACAGAGGTACATTCCGTTGTTGCACACTGTGTGA
- the LOC125077991 gene encoding cytoplasmic dynein 2 heavy chain 1-like — MTDDIIFEALCVELRAPGTREIPPREPILSNADGDLGVKFRKVDQGFRQVARIIESDPRLSSLLQSTRLQAMLDTISEQLNSCQSALNDYIDDKRSTFPRLYFLSDDDLLELLGQARAGAEGSETVMQSHLKKLFPGITGVHLGPGGLSVTSLCSHFGETFQLDHPVDIDCSVEVWLKNLEQEVRSSLKNMALKCLVANSLQDQDPFSLPTQILCLAQNIRFSEQAERAITSKELHKLKDIIEKENLYYAAAETEDECEKYKKQALILQCAYYVSIVQSLIKNNVVTTSDWIWQKQLRFYLQNNTEVVAKMGLAQISYSYEYLGVNTGQFVRTETTDESFLILTQSLHLGLVGNPIGPAGTGKTESVKALGCLFGRLVLVFNCDEAMDAECMGRLLTGVALCGAWGCFDEFNRLSAATLAAVSHQFASLLAATRRVDPNGAGDRTALLNGKQVIVSEWCGVAATMNPVTRGYGGRRSLPPALQHALRPLALRPPPRAELAARLLAAYAAQPHLQPERLADDLDAVFTLASTLLSAQRHYDWGLRALKAAVGSCGAGLRGAGGAGGARAALRDVLRLNNLSKLTRHDADWSALSRPRLVNNPI, encoded by the exons ATGACCGACGATATAATATTCGAGGCGCTCTGTGTTGAATTGAGAGCTCCTGGTACTCGGGAGATTCcacccagag AACCTATACTAAGTAATGCTGACGGGGACCTGGGTGTAAAGTTTCGAAAAGTGGACCAAGGTTTTAGGCAAGTGGCGCGGATTATCGAATCAGATCCTCGCCTTTCATCACTATTACAGTCTACAAGACTTCAAGCGATGCTTGATACTATATCCGAGCAATTAAACTCCTGTCAGTCAGCATTAAATGATTACATTGAT GATAAACGTTCAACTTTTCCAAGATTGTATTTTTTGAGTGACGATGATCTGCTGGAGCTACTGGGTCAAGCACGAGCGGGAGCTGAGGGTAGCGAAACAGTAATGCAGTCTCATTTGAAAAAGTTGTTTCCTGGCATCACTGGCGTGCATCTCGGCCCAGGAGGCCTGTCGGTCACGTCTCTCTGTAGCCATTTTGGAGAAACGTTTCAATTAGACCATCCCGTTGATATCGACTGCTCTGTTgag gTTTGGCTGAAAAATTTAGAACAAGAAGTACGTTCATCGCTGAAGAACATGGCATTAAAATGCTTGGTGGCAAATTCTTTGCAAGATCAAGATCCATTTTCGCTTCCGACGCAAATATTATGCTTAGCGCAAAATATTAGATTCTCTGAACAAGCAGAGAGGGCTATTACGTCCAAAGAACTTCACAAGTTAAAAgatattattgaaaaagaaaacTTGTATTACGCAGCAGCCGAAACCGAAGATGAGtgtgagaaatataaaaaacaagctTTAATATTGCAGTGTGCATATTATGTGTCGATTGtgcaaagtttaattaaaaataatgttgtgaCAACTAGTGATTGGATTTGGCAGAAACAACTCAG ATTCTACCTACAAAACAATACAGAAGTCGTAGCTAAAATGGGCTTAGCTCAGATTTCATACTCTTATGAGTATCTCGGCGTAAATACTGGACAATTCGTGAGAACGGAAACGACGGATGAAAGCTTTCTTATTTTGACTCAG TCCTTACACCTGGGGTTAGTGGGAAATCCTATCGGGCCCGCTGGAACAGGCAAAACGGAATCGGTTAAAGCATTAGGATGTTTATTTGGCCGACTGGTTTTAGTCTTTAACTGTGATGAA GCAATGGATGCCGAATGCATGGGCCGGCTGCTGACCGGGGTCGCGCTGTGCGGTGCGTGGGGGTGCTTCGATGAGTTCAACCGTCTGTCGGCCGCCACACTCGCCGCCGTGTCGCACCAGTTTGCCTCGCTGCTGGCCGCCACGCGCCGCGTCGACCCGAACGGCGCCGGCGACCGCACGGCGCTTCTCAATGGCAAACAG GTGATCGTGTCGGAATGGTGTGGCGTGGCGGCGACTATGAACCCGGTGACCCGTGGCTATGGCGGGCGACGCTCGCTGCCCCCTGCGCTGCAACACGCGCTGCGCCCGCTCGCCCTGcggccgccgccgcgcgccgaGCTGGCGGCGCGCTTGCTGGCCGCGTATGCCGCGCAGCCGCACCTGCAGCCGGAGCGCCTCGCCGACGACTTAGACGCAGTCTTCACGCTAGCTAG CACGCTGCTGAGCGCGCAGCGGCACTACGACTGGGGCCTGCGCGCGCTGAAGGCGGCGGTGGGCAGCTGCGGCGCGGGGCTGCGCGGCGCCGGcggggcgggcggcgcgcgcgcggcgctgCGCGACGTGCTGCGCCTCAACAACCTGTCCAAACTCACGCGCCACGACGCGGACTGGTCAGCGCTCTCTCGGCCTCGTTTGGTGAATAATCCAATTTGA